DNA sequence from the Leptolyngbya sp. CCY15150 genome:
TCTGCTATCATACATTTCTTGTGGCTGGTTATGCATTGTTCGTCCTTGATTAGGAAGAGCGATCGCCCGCCAAGTGAATTGAATATCAATTCCGAAAAAGTACCCTGGAGAGATGGCCGAGTGGTCGAAGGCGCAGCACTGGAAATGCTGTATAGGGGTGACTCTATCGAGGGTTCGAATCCCTCTCTCTCCGTTTTTCATCCCAGCTCTGTTCCGGTCTACTAGTCTATGTAGTAGATGATGTTGATCCTGACTAGTTCTAGGTTCTACCGCCAGTTCTTGGGAGACCAAGGCTAGAATAGAGAGACATTGTTATTCAGGAACGCCAGCGTTCACACGTTGTGATCAATCCCAAGGGGCGATCGCCTAGGCTGAACTTAGAGGTTGCCATGGTTAGGACTGGCTTGTGGTTTCACCGCAGTCAACGTCTACCTTGGGTCTAGGGTCAGTTCCCCCTGTCTATTGCTGCATCTCCCATGCATGGAGAATTGCTCTACGGGTGAAACGTATTATTAACTATGAAACAGTTCTTGCACTCTCGTTCAACCCTTCAACCTCGCCGCACTCGACCCGCCCATGCTAGAGCGAAAGGAACGGTCGTAGCCGGGATGGCAGCCGCAGGCTGGATGATGCTCCAAAGCGTCTTGCCAGCCCCAGCCCTAGCCAATGGCCAGACTGGGCAAAACGGTCGAGACCTCAGCTATAGCAACCTGCTGGAAAGAATCCAGGCAGGGCAAGTCGAGAGCATCGCCATCGATGAGAGCCGCAATGTGGTTCAGGTGACGCTTGAAAATCAAGACGACGACGAAACCCCCGTTGAGGTGCAGATCTTCACCGGCGACCTCAACACCGAACTGGTTCAGCTTGCCCGGGAAAACAATGTAGCGATCGAGGCAGCGCCAGCCAACAGCGGCAGCACCGCCAGTTGGTTTTTCACCAACTTCTTCCTGGCCTTCCTGGTTGTGGTCTTCCTCGTGATGATTTTGCGGCGCTCTGCCAATGCTTCGGGGCAGGCTATGAACTTCGGCAAATCTCGCGCTCGTTTCCAAATGGAGGCGAAAACGGGGGTGATGTTTGACGATGTGGCTGGAATTGAGGAGGCCAAGGAAGAGCTGCAAGAGGTTGTCTCGTTTTTGAAGAAGCCTGAGAAGTTCACCGCCGTGGGGGCTCGGATTCCCCGAGGGGTGTTGTTGATTGGCTCGCCAGGTACTGGGAAGACGCTGCTGGCCAAGGCGATCGCTGGCGAAGCTGGCGTTCCTTTCTTTAGTATCTCGGGCTCAGAATTTGTTGAAATGTTTGTGGGCGTCGGTGCATCCCGCGTGCGTGACCTGTTCCGCAAGGCTAAGGAAAATGCGCCCTGTATTGTGTTTATTGATGAAATTGACGCCGTCGGTCGGCAGCGCGGTACGGGCATCGGCGGCGGCAATGACGAACGGGAGCAAACCCTCAACCAGCTTTTGACGGAGATGGATGGCTTTGAGGGCAATGCCGGGGTGATTATTATCGCCGCTACTAACCGCCCGGATGTGTTGGATTCGGCGCTGCTGCGTCCCGGTCGCTTCGATCGCCGTGTCATGGTCGATTTGCCAGACTTTAATGGACGTCTCGGCATTCTAGAGGTGCATGCCCGCACCAAAAAAGTAGCGGCGGATGTTTCTCTAGAAAACCTAGCCCGCCGGACACCAGGACTATCTGGGGCCGATTTGGCGAATCTGCTCAATGAAGCCGCTATCCTCACCGCCCGTCGCCGCAAGGATGCTATTACTCTTGCAGAAATCGATGATGCGTTCGATCGCGTCATTGCTGGCATGGAAGGTACACCCCTGGTAGACAGCAAGAAAAAACGGCTGGTTGCCTACCATGAAGTCGGTCATGCCATTGTGGGCACCTTGGTGAAAGGTCATGAGCCTTTGCAAAAGGTTACCCTGATTCCTCGGGGGCAGGCCCTAGGGCTCACCTGGTTTACCCCCAATGAGGAACCAGGTCTAACGACGCGATCGCAATTTATGGCCCGGATTATGATGGCCTTGGGTGGCCGAGCTGCGGAGGATGTGGTCTTTGGACATGATGAAGTGACCACCGGCGCTGGCAATGATCTGGAAAAGGTGACCGACATGGTGCGTAATATGGTGACGCGCTACGGTATGTCTGATCTCGGTCAATTTGCCATGGAAACCGGCAATCACGAAGTCTTTCTCGGACGCGATCTCGGTCGGCAAGGGGCAGAATATTCTGAAGATCTCGCCACTCGCATCGACCAACGGGTACGAGAGATGGCTCTGGATTGCTATACCCAAGCCTGTACTTTAATCCGCGATAATCGCGCCTTGGTGGATGATCTGGCCGAGCTGCTGGTTGAATGTGAAACCATTGACGGCGATGAGTTTCGCAAAATTGTCGGTGAACGGGTGGACTTACCCCAACCGGAACTGGCCAGCAGCAGCGTGTGACCCCTAGGGGAGCGATGTGTGACCCCTAGGGGAGCGATCGCCCTCAGTAGAAGGACGTCATTCGTATGGTGCCAGCGCTCCTGCGTTGACACCTGACTTGGTCGCTCCTGCGACCCTTGGTGTCTGGGCGCAGGAGCGCCGCTTGGAGCATTCCCACGCTCAGCGTAGGAACAATATTTATGGTGTCAGCGCTCCCGTATTGATACCTGATCTTGGTTGCTCCTGCGACCCTTATCGTCTTGCCCGAGCTGGTTGAAAACAGGATGACTAGATTTGATGATCCAGTAGTTTGCTGAAGGCATCCGGCCACGGTAGGATGCAGTATCCCTAC
Encoded proteins:
- the ftsH gene encoding ATP-dependent zinc metalloprotease FtsH; this encodes MAAAGWMMLQSVLPAPALANGQTGQNGRDLSYSNLLERIQAGQVESIAIDESRNVVQVTLENQDDDETPVEVQIFTGDLNTELVQLARENNVAIEAAPANSGSTASWFFTNFFLAFLVVVFLVMILRRSANASGQAMNFGKSRARFQMEAKTGVMFDDVAGIEEAKEELQEVVSFLKKPEKFTAVGARIPRGVLLIGSPGTGKTLLAKAIAGEAGVPFFSISGSEFVEMFVGVGASRVRDLFRKAKENAPCIVFIDEIDAVGRQRGTGIGGGNDEREQTLNQLLTEMDGFEGNAGVIIIAATNRPDVLDSALLRPGRFDRRVMVDLPDFNGRLGILEVHARTKKVAADVSLENLARRTPGLSGADLANLLNEAAILTARRRKDAITLAEIDDAFDRVIAGMEGTPLVDSKKKRLVAYHEVGHAIVGTLVKGHEPLQKVTLIPRGQALGLTWFTPNEEPGLTTRSQFMARIMMALGGRAAEDVVFGHDEVTTGAGNDLEKVTDMVRNMVTRYGMSDLGQFAMETGNHEVFLGRDLGRQGAEYSEDLATRIDQRVREMALDCYTQACTLIRDNRALVDDLAELLVECETIDGDEFRKIVGERVDLPQPELASSSV